The nucleotide sequence ccccatacacagaccccgcccccatacactgaccccgcccccacacacactgaccccccacccccacacacactgaccccggcccacacactgaccccgcccccacacacactgaccccccccccacacactgaccccgcccccacacactgaccccgcccccacacacactgaccccggcccccacacactgaccccgcccccatacactgaccccgcccccacacacacatgaccccgcccccacacacactgaccccgccccacacactgacccccgcCACAGACCCCGCCCCCACAGAGACCCCGCCCCCatacacagacccccccccccatacactgacccccgccccacacacccccatacACACTGACCCCGCCCCCATACACagacccccgcccccacacacactgacccccgcccctacacacactgaccccgcccccacacagaccccgcccccacacacacacacccccccgcccccacacacactgaccccgccCCCCACAGACagaccccgccccccacacactgaccccgcccccccacacacacacagaccccgcccccacacacagacccccccccccacacacagaccccgccccacacacacagaccccgccccccacacacacagaccccgcccccacacacacacacacacatcccccgcCCCCACAGACAGACCccgcccccacactgaccccgcccccacacacacacacacactgaccccgccccccacacacacataccccgccccacacactgaccccgccccccatacacagaccccgcccccacacacagaccccgcccccacacactgaccccgccccacacatacacacacacacactgaccccgccccacacacacaccccccccccccacacacagaccccgccccccccacacacactgaccccgcccccacacacaccccgccccCGCACTgtccccgccccacacacacacacagaccccacacacaccaccccacaccccacacacacacacagacccccgcccacacacacacagaccccgcccccacacatagaccccgcccacacacacactgacccccgcccccacacacagacgccgcccacacacacagaccccgcccccccacactgaccccccgcccacacacactgacacacacacagaccccgcccccacacactgaccccgcccacacacacacacacagaccccgcccccacacactgaccccgcccacacacacacagacagacccccccccctgccccacagACCCCGCCCCCAAACACACAGACCCCGCCCCTCGCAGACCCCCACGCCCCCATAAACCCTGGCCCCACCCACCAAGCCCAAAACCCCGCCTCCAGCCACACCCCCATAGCAACAGgccccgcccgcagccccaagCCAGGATGGTGCGTGActtggtggggaacctgcggacgGTGGTGCTCCCCTGCAAGGCTATTCTGGTCCAcggtcgggggtgggggtggggggatctgTCGGACCAGCCTGGGCGAGTAACCGCGGTGCGATGTGTAGACGGTGAAATCTGCGGTCactgtggaggtggggggagggagggtccaCAGATCTCGACTaaaacacagcgggccaggcagcatctgtgtggataggtgaagtttcaagttggggatccttcttcagtgtttAAGGTGGTGGATGGGTTGCCAATAAAGAGGGTTCCTTTACCCGGGATGCCATTGGGTTCCTTGTGTGTGTTGGTGCTGTGGGACGTGGCGAGTATTTGGGGTGTCTagagttgaggcagctactgcaGGACCGCCAGGACCTGGTGTAGTTTGTTCTGTCCGGTTTCGGttgtgtgtgctaaccagtcaatggagaggcaatacatgattacaaccaacctatccacaggtacatgataaagggaataacttaaataacgtttagtgcaagataaagtccagtaaagtccgagcaaagatagtccgagggtctccaaatgaggtagatagtagttcagatcTGCTCTcctgttggtggtaggatggttcagttgcctgataacagccgggatgaaactgtccctgaatctggaggtgtacgttttcacatttctgtatctgttgtctgatgggagaggggagaagagggattgaccggggtgagactggtccttgattatgctgttgctTGGGCCCAGGACCTGCCCCAAGGATCTCTTGTAAAGATCAAGTcaggagtattttattgtcatgtgtcccagatagaacaatgaaattcttctgatgcaacacaacagaatatgtaatcacaataaataatataataagctcagaaaaaaaccccaaacagtaacagtgcaataataattattataatagtctattgtagttcatttcttatgaaattcttgctttgcttcagcacaacagaacatagtaggcatgactacagaacagaaaagtgtttcctcatctccgttctaagtggcttgccccttattcttaaactgtggcccctggttctggactcccccaacatcaggaacatgtttcctgcctcgagcgtgtccaaacccttaataatcttatatgtttcaataagaaaccctctcatccttctaaacaccagagacaTGGTGAATGACTCAGAGCAATGAGAATGAGTTACTCGTGTGGGTGTGGGGACCTCTGTGGGTCAGATGCAACATTCCTTCCAGCACATCCCGCTGGAAatcctcaacaggtcaggctgcaactGTGGCAAATGTTTCAGCATTTGCTGATTTTCATTCACatttcaaacatctgcagtttgtaTAATGTTTCTCTTAATCTGTAGTTGAATGGTACGTAAGCACCGCATGTACTTAGAAACAGTGACATTCCTTGTTTTGCAGACAGTTCAGTAAAATATTACAATGCATAAGCAAGCTCATGTCCAAGTACAAGGGGTGCTGTGATTGTAGTGTGGGAACAGTAGACGATACTGAGACAGTACACGAGTCACCACGTTTCAAGTGTCCATTTCTGCCATTCGTCTTCAGACTCAGGAGAAGGcacccggcctgaaacgtcaactatgcattttctctagaaatgcctgacccgttgagttactccagcactttgtgtctctttttttggtaagccagcatctgcagttccttgtttctacaataaagTATTCGTTATTCTCAGTAAACCAGACCATTGAGCAAAAACTGTGGGCAATTGTGGACAGGGAGGAGCAGATGTGGGCAGATGTGGACAGGGAGGAGCAGATGTGGGCAGATGTGGACAGGGAGGAGTAGATGTGGGCAGGAAGGAGCAGATGTGGGCAGAGAGGAGCAGATGTGGGCAGGGACATGTACAGGATTGTGGGCAGATGTGGGCATGGATATGAGAGGAATGTGGGATGAGGGAATGATGAGCAGCAAtgtgggcaggtttgtaggtagagTAAGCACAGCATGtgcttggatgagaacatacatgtcaagattagtaagtttgcagatgatataaaagTGGGATGATATAATTATTTgcagaaagtgaagatggttgtgaaagattgcagcaggatcttgatcgattggccagttaggctgaggaatggttaatagaatttaatacagaaacatgtgaggtgttgcattttgggatgactaaaatgggcaggacctactcattgaatggtagggttctgggaggtgttgtagagcagagggatctaggagtacaggtgcatggttccttgaaggtcgagtcgcaggtagataaggtggttaaaaagaCTTTCGGCAcatcattggccttcatcagtcagagtatagaagttgagaggtcatgttgcagttgtataagacgtatttagagttttgtgttcagttctgggcatcatgttgtaagaaagatattgtcaagctggaaaggatacagagaagatttacaaggatgttgcaggactaaacggtgtgagctatagggagaggttgagtaggctgtgactctactccttggggcacaggaggatgaggggtgatcttatagagatgtataacatcataagaggaatagatagggtagatgcacagagtcttttgcccaaagtaggggaattgaggaccagaggacataggtttaaggtgaagggggaaaagatttaataggaatctgaggggtaactttttttacacagagggtggtggttgtatggaacaagctgccagaggaggtagttgaggctgggactatcccaacatttaagaaaaagttagagatacatgcataggacaggttgggagggatgtggaccaaacgcaggcaggtgggacagtgTTGTCTAGTTGGGCCGACTGGCCTGTtacaacactgtatcactctatgagtaatGGGCAGGGTATTTCCAGAGCCTGATGCTTCTCAACATATCTGATGAAGGGTGGTTGGTCTAAGATGTTGCCGTTCTCTCCGCCTCCAGGTGGGTGGGTCGTCAGTGAAACTGCCCTCTACCAGATgtggttggtttagtttagtttaaatctagcatggaaacaggctcttccacccaccatgtccacaccgaccatcgatcacctgtgcaGTTGAACTGGTTAATGTGGAGGAAATAGAGGCATTAGGTCTGAGGTAATGCATGCAGCAAACACTGGTGCagcgagagtttagtttagtttagagatacagcgcggaaaaaggccctttggcccacctagtccgcgccgacctgtgatcccgcgcactaacactatcattaTCGTAACCATAtcacaacattagcaaatttgcagatgacacaaagctgggtggcagtgtgaactgtgaggaggatgctatgagagtgcagggtgacttagacaggttgggggagtgggcagatgcagggccggatttacgcaTCACAAGCTTAAGCTGAGGAcatcgagatctaggggggcctcggcaggcAGACAAACCcagagcaaaaatcaaaaagggccacttttcaacataattgtaacatttttcacacagagagtggtgaatctgtggaattttctgccacaaaaggtagttgaggccagttcattgggagttagatgtggcccttgtggctaaacggatcgggggatatggagagaaggcaggtacaggatactgagttggatgatcagccatgatattgaatggcggtgcaggctcgaagggccgaagggcctactcctgcacctattgtctatgtttctatgtaaactgtaCCCTGAACTCTCTTctcagacgctgcccgacctgctgcacTTTTGCAGGTTTTTAATTCTCATTTTTATGTCAGAGGTCCTGCATTGCAAATGCCCAGGAGCATGGCGGCAGCAGTGCATGCCCTGCACGGTTGAATTGCGGCGGCAGTGCATGCCCTGCACGGTTgcatggatagactcggcttgtactcgctagaatttagcagattgaggggggatcttatagaaacttacaaaattcttaaggggttggacaggctaggtgcaggaagattgttcccgatgttggggaagtccaggacaaggggtcacaacttaaggataagggggaaatcttttaagatcgagatgagaacaacatttttcacacagagtggtgaatctctggaactctctgccacagagggtagttgaggccagttcattggctatatttaagagggagttagatgtggccctgtggctaaagggatcagggggtatggagagaaggcaggtacgggatactgagttggatgatcagccatgatcgtattgaatgtcggtgcaggctcgaagggccgaatggcctactcctgcacctattttctatggggaCAGTAGTGCATGCCCTGCACGGTTGCATGGCGGCAGTAGTGCATGCCCTGTACGGTTGCATGGCGGCAGTAGTGCATGCCCTGCACGGTTGCATGGCAGCAGCAGTGCATGCCCTGCAGGGTTGCATGGCGGCAGTAGTGCATGCCCTGCACGGTTGCATGGCGGCAGTAGTGCATGCCCTGCACGGTTGCATGGCGGCAGTAGTGCATGCCCTGCACGGTTGCATGGCGGCAGTAGTGCATGCCCTGCACGGTTGCATGGCGGCGCCACCGCGCCACTGCAGCAGCAACAACCCCGGGGAACAAGGAGCCGCTGCCATGTGCCCGCCAACAGCCCCGCGCATGCGCGGTGACGCCGCCTCGCCCGCGCGCGCGCGTACGCACGCCACCGCGAGAGCGCGCACGCACGTACGTTACCGCGCCCGCCCCCTCCGGCGCGCATGCTCAGTCGCAGCGCCGCGGCCGGCGGGGACGCGCACGACGGGTCGGGGACGCGCACGACGAGGTCGGGGACGCGCCGCGCCGAACGTCACGTGGTGCGGGCAGCAGGCTACTAGAGGCTGGAGCGGCCATTTTGAGCGATAGACGCTTCTGGAAGGTAGGCTGGCGGGCGGGTTGTGGCGGTGACCGGAGTACCGGGACCCCCCCCTTCACCACCGCCGCGTTCCCGGGCCCCCCACATCACCGGGGGCAGTGGCCtgaccaccctcccccctccaccccaacccCGGCCGCCCAGCACCGGGCCGCGCCGAGCCGCAGCGCGCCAACCCCAGGCTCAGCCCCAGGCCAAGGCCCAGGCGGCGGGCAGCGCGGGCTCTAGGCCCCGGCCTCATCCACCCGCGCCCGGCCGGGCCTGGCCTGGCCTACCCGTAGTCCCCAACCAGGGCCCGGGGTCGCTGCGTGTGTCCGGGCCGCCTCCTCTTCCCCGCGGGGCCGCGCCTGAACAATGGCGGGAAGCGGGCCGCGGCCTAGCGCGGGCTCACACAGCCTGGGGCTGGCGCggacacacacggggctggggctGGCGTGGACACACACGGGGCTGGCGGGGTGTCTTTGTTacggggaggtggagggaggagggggaagggaaggagaaacagGCCGCCGCTCACCGCGTGTACTCTCTTTCCCTCGCAGTTACAAACTATGGGAGACCAGGGAGAACCTCAAGTCCAATTCAAGGTAAGGAGCCGCCGCCCGTCCCCATCGTCCTAACCCCATCACCTCCACCCACTCCTCTAACACCACCATCCTCTCCCCTAACATCTCCATCCTCTCTCCTAACCCCTTGGACCGCTCTCCCGCCCTCTGGCCCAGGCTGCGAGCGGTCCTTGTCCCAACCCAGGAACCCCAGACTTGTATGTACTTGTAGTTTTATTGAGCATCACTCTTACCCTACCCTGTACCAAAACCAGTGCAATGTAAAATATCATTCATAAACTTGTATTTTACTAATATTTCATTTTAGCCAGTAGACTTGTATTTTTAATGCCTAGAGGGCTTTAAAACAGATGATggggaaagctggagaaactcagcgggtgcaggtgtATCTATGAAGCGAAAGAAaaaggcaaagtttcaggccgaaacctaacccttctccatagatgttgctgcaaccgctgagtttctccagcttttttgtgtactttcgattttccatgcagttccttcttaaaaacagagGTAGTTGTAGATTGGTTACATTACTTACTCATCAATGTAGTGCTCCATCTACTATCACACCATTCATGTTATCACAACGTGACATGTGCTGTTAGTTAGTACTGCTGCATGGTAGGAGTAACATGCTGTAGTGCATTGTATATGTCACTCAATAAATACTGTTATACCAGATCTGTGAATATGAGTGATTTACTcaacagtagttgaggcaggtactacaacaattTAAAAGGCGGGTACAAGGCTATGAAACGTTTAGAAAGATATTGGTAAAaacctgggcaggtgggactaccgtagatggggcaagttgggctgatggacccgtttctgtgtaggaaggaactgcagatgctggtttaaaccgaagatagacacaaaaagctaagagtaactcagcgggacaggcagcatcccgagagaaggaatgggtgatgtttttggccgagacccttctgaggctcaacccaaaacttcacccattccttctctccagagatgctgtctgtcccgctgagttactccaggtttttgtgtctactatTTCTGTGTTCCATGGCTCTATGATCAAGACTAAATGTTTTGGTAAAGTTGGGTTTTCGTAGCTGGAGGTCCCCTGTGCTAAGGCATTATTTACTTAGATGTGTATCCCACAAAATGTTGTATTGCCCCATGTGTTGACCCAGCAGTGCATGTTTTAATATCTATAATACTCTTCAAATGATCTAAAATAAATAGTTCTTTTGGCTGTTGGTTGTGTTTGTGGATGTTTTTTAGGGAGTAATTGGACTGGAGTGGGAGTACAATTGTTTGATCAGTTTTCCTTCATCTTTGGTCATTTGGATGTAGTTATGATGTGTTTGTCACATGATCTGTTTAGGGACTGTCAGTCTTCTCAAATGTGACCTGCCCGCGCACCCTGGGATTGCTGTAAGGTTAGACCTATGGGTTATATTAACTAGAGCAAATTGTTGAGTGTGGCTTGACAATGGTGATATCAACTAcatagtcaaaaaggcccaacagaggatgtacttccagtggcagttgaggaaacacaacctgccacaggcaatgatggtccagttttatactgccaccaTAGAGCTGTCCTCACTttccccatcatggtctggtttggctcagcaccaagcacgacatccggaggctgcaggttGTTGGCTACaaacttccctccattgatgaactggaagtgagcgggtaagatcatctctcaccctggccacaaactctttgaagcacttccctttggaaggcgactctggactatcaaagctgccaccgccagacataaaaacagcttttttccgcaAGCATtaactactcaataaccaaaagtctgtagcctccctttgctctggtggtttatttcattcttcacatgtgtaAATTATAATGTCTTATCTTTAAttgctgtatatcgtgttgttactcgCGAGCGGAGCAtcagggcaaattccttgtatgtgagtacttggctaataaaatgtattcaattcaattcaatatggaATGGAATAAAAGGCAAGAAGTATGCCAATAGAGGAATTGATTCCAAAAGGAATAATGACATTAGTGAATGTGACTATACTTAACTGCATGTTTAGCTGTATTCTGGGTGGTTTCAATAGCAGGAAGATGAACCCTTTTCCCAATGTGTAGGCAGGGCTACTTTATTGCATGTCATGAATTGTGCTTTCCTGCCTTATTGGTTAAATCTGTTTCACTAAAAGATACTGACTGAATCATTATTCTTGTAGCTTGTACTTGTTGGAGATGGTGGTACCGGTAAAACTACTTTTGTGAAGCGCCATTTGACTGGTGAATTTGAAAAGAAGTATGTAGGTAAGTGCTTTAAGTGACACGATGCAGGTAGCTATTCTGattcctttctctttcccctgactctcagtctgcaaagggtctcgaccgaaaacgtcacctattcctattctccagagatgctggcccgctgagttactccagccttttgtgcctatcttctgattCTTGACAAGCCTATTTCAATTCATCTCACACCTTTCATTGGTGAGGAATGACCACACTTTCATAAGCGTGGAAATTATTCCTGTTTGTTTCCTTAAATATTTAATTTGCCCCATTCTAGATCAACGATGAGATTTTTAAAGTTGCTTATAAATTACTTCAGAACTTACTTGACTGACCCAATCACGAGAGAAGTTGCTGAACCAATCTTGCTGATGTTCACCAATAATTTGAATATATTGCTGCTCTGAAAACGGCTGCAGCGTAAACCTATTTTTAACTGGTTGCTCTATGGTTGCAACCTAGTACATTTAAGGTCTTGAATCAGTCCTGTGCTCCAGAATTGTCTGCAGATCACTTGCTAGTACTTTACCAAGGTGTTGTACAACCTAGAGCCTCATAACTGTGGTCCATTGTAGCAGTTTTCTCTATTTAAGGCCCCTTAGTAACCCCATGCAAGTATATCACCAAGCTTTTTtgtttcactttttaaatgaagaCGTGCTGTTTAGTTTATATTGccttttattttataatttttatagaTACAAAGATTCTGCAAAAAATCTCTCAAAGCTACTTggatgtgcatggataggaaatggttagaggggtatgggccaaatgcaggctaatgGGAAGGCACTTGTTCAGCATGGATGCGTTTATgttgatgggcttgtttccatactatataCATCTGGGTAAATTGCTTCATATTCTGGGTCTGCACTGTCATTACACCAACCCATACTGTCCAAGAGTGGATTCTTGCTGCCTTCTATGTTTCATTTTCACATCATGCTGGACAATGTCATTTGACAGCTGCCCATTGTCATATTCACCTGGGAATGTGGATGTTGGAGTAATGTGTTGACTTTCCCATTGCAGCTACTTTGGGTGTTGAAGTTCACCCTCTGGTGTTCCATACTAACAGAGGTGCCATCAGATTTAATGTGTGGGACACTGCTGGTCAAGAGAAATTTGGTGGTCTCCGTGATGGCTACTATATTCAAGGTAAGGATTTAAACCCCGGAGCTCCTGACGATGGTATTTCTGATAGTATCTGGGGTTCTTACTTGCTATTTCTTTAACAGCTCAATGTGCCATTATCATGTTTGATGTAACTTCGCGGGTGACATACAAGAATGTGCCTAACTGGCATAGGGACTTGGTGCGAGTGTGTGAGAACATCCCCATCGTCTTGTGCGGcaacaaagttgacattaaagACAGAAAAGTGAAGGCCAAATCTATCATCTTCCACAGGAAGAAAAACCTTCAGGTATGCCGTCTGTCAATGTTCGGTATGTTTGCAGATCTGCCAACGTTGGCAGTGGGTGCTGAGAGGGAGGTCTTTCAGCACTGAGGTCTGCCATCTGTTCACTGTCTATTGTTAGTGGACACTTTGTTTTAGATTCCAACCCTTTCCAAATCCAACACTAGAACCATGTAGTGTGCCTAGGAAGCCAATCCTTACTGGATTGTGAGGGGTGGGAGTCTGTATTTTGCAAACCTGTGCCCAGCTGTTATTTGTGCCTTTACTGTCAGTGATTCTAGTTTGGTAAAGATCTAAAGAAGCATTAGTCTGGTTACTGTGCTGACTAATTATTTTTTGTTTACGAGTTCACTTGGTGACTGGTTAGCTTTTTGGGTGTGGCCAGCAAACTAACAATTTCCCCAGTTCCATTTCCTTTGCAACTTGTGAAATGTCCTGGATTTGGAAGCCGTGCTGCAGTGGTTGGCAGCACTTGTTATCAGGTGAGGCGATGGGGCGCAATGAAGTGCTTTGATTACTGAACTCGTGGGATGACATGGTGGGCAGCGTCTGCTGAAACCACCCGCCAAAGTCGATCAGAACCCACTGTTCTGTCTTTTACGGAGCTGAATGGGTGTGAAGGAGAAGGAAATCATGCAATTGCTGGGCAAACTCGTTTAATTTGTGAATGAACTGGGCTTTGCTTTTTGTATTTAACCATTTACATTCAGCTTTTTCAAATATAATGAGACTAATTCCAATGTTTAATGGGCGAGCTGTACATGAGCTGAGGGGGATGTAGAATCATTCTGCCTCATGTACACCCATTTTTGCAGCTCCTCGACACATCAGCTTGATGTATATAAATCCATCTACAGTGCCCtctttaatgtttgggacaaagacacatcatttatttatttgcctctactccacaatttgagatttgtaatagaaaacatcacacatggttaaagtgcactttgtcagattttaataaaggccatttttatacattttggtttcaccatgaagaaattacagcagtgtttatacatagtccccccccccatttcatggcaccattatgtttgggacacagcaatgtcatgtaatgacattttgttgcatatgctttgcatgcaatgactgcttgaagtctacaattcatggacatcaccagttgctgggtgccttctctggtgttgctctgccaggcctgtattgcagccatctttagcttatgcttgttttctctTCAAAAGGCATTCTTAATTAGGTTCCgagcgggtgattgacttggccatttgaccattgaccattttttagctttgaaaaactcc is from Leucoraja erinacea ecotype New England chromosome 25, Leri_hhj_1, whole genome shotgun sequence and encodes:
- the ran gene encoding GTP-binding nuclear protein Ran → MGDQGEPQVQFKLVLVGDGGTGKTTFVKRHLTGEFEKKYVATLGVEVHPLVFHTNRGAIRFNVWDTAGQEKFGGLRDGYYIQAQCAIIMFDVTSRVTYKNVPNWHRDLVRVCENIPIVLCGNKVDIKDRKVKAKSIIFHRKKNLQYYDMIYNMESVQSKAVHDSSLASTFDSIIPPGQQTLTTQEAVLQQLGPLALPCILPACRPLPNHS